Below is a window of Pseudomonadota bacterium DNA.
TGGTGACTTCAAGGGGTAGTCTCTTGCCGTACTCCTTGATGTAAAGTCCACCCTTAGCATTAACCTCCTCGACCCACATGGTGTAAACATTCCCGCTGGTCACCGGAACACTGCTTGCATTTACACCCGACAAAGACGTGACCCAGCCTACCCGGATCTTGTCTTTCGCCGGTGGCGCTGCCTGGGCAAAAGAACACAGGCAAAATGCCAACACCGACATTACTATCAGTATACAAAGCATTTGTTTCTTCATCTTTCTACCTCCTCCTTTTTGTATTATCGTTTCCCACTGAACGATATTTTCTCCCGGTAATTTTCGCGCAAAGGTTCAGTGTCCGGTGATAGCGGTCCACCTCGCTGTGCTTGCAAATGCGGAAAATCCCGTTTTGCCCGTAAGGTTTGTCCTATTCAACATACCCGGACTCACTTGGACTTCGGCCACTCCGGCTTCGGATATTTCGGTTCAGATGTCCTCTTCTTGCCCGGGTCTATAACTTCATACACGCCGTTTTGCCATTGGCCTATCTCACCGGGGTGTGTAGTGTTGAACCCTTTCTCAAATCTCATCGGTCCCATAGCCGTATCGTATGTCTTTGTGGCCATAAGATCACGTATCTTCTTTTGATTCAGGGTCCCTGCTTCTTCAATAGCCTTCTCAAAGAACTGGAGCGAGGAATACATGAAAAGTGGTCCCCAATATGAAGGCTCAACTTTATATTTCTTAATAAAGTTATCACGGAACTGTTTCGCTCCAGGTGATACTTTCTCATTCCAGGCTCCTCCTCCCATCACCCCTTCCACGTTCTTTGCACCAAAGGCCTCCCTATACTCGATAAGGAAGGGACCAACTGTCAGGAAAAAGGCTTTCGGATTGAAGTTGATTTCCATCGCCTGTTTAGTCACAAGAAAAGATTCGTCAGGATAGATAAACCCCAGGAAGGCGTCAACATCGGCTGCTTTGGCTTCTTTCAAAAGAGGAGAAAGATCCTTCGTTCCAAAAGGAAAACTCTTCACCATTGCAACTTGAATCCCCCGCTTTTTTAGCTCTTTGAGTGCCACATCTCTATACTCGATGCCGTGAAGATCCTCAATATAGATGATGGCCACTTTTTTTACATTAGCATCCCCCAGTATCTGGACAAGAGGGGGCATCTGGGCCATGGCCGTGTTCAGCACTGAAAAAAAATAGGGGAATTTCGGCATCATGTCCCTGAGTTTGTCTGCTCCACCAGGGCCGCCGATGAGTATGTACTTATGTTTGTTGGCTATAGGCGCGGCGGCGAAAAGCATTGCCGTACCCCAGGGTGAAAATATGAAATCCACCTTATCTGTCAATATTGTTTTCTCGAGCAATTTCGTCATAGTGCCCACGTCGCTCTTGTCATCATATCTGATGACTTCGATGGGCAATTTTTTTCCGTATTCCTTGACGAATATCCCTCCTTTTGCGTTGATCTCATCGATCCAAAGATCATATGTCATCCCGTAGGTGCCCGGCACCCCGCTGGCATAGGGACCCGAGAGCGAAGTAACCCAGCCTATACGAATTTTATCTTTAGCAGGCGCGGCAACAACAACGTTACAGAACAAAAACATTACCATTGTAACTACGACCAGTAGTGGAACAAACATCTTCTTTTTCATACCATCCCTCCTGTATATTATCTGGGGACTACGTCGCTTTTTCCCGTAGCCAAG
It encodes the following:
- a CDS encoding amino acid ABC transporter substrate-binding protein: MKKKMFVPLLVVVTMVMFLFCNVVVAAPAKDKIRIGWVTSLSGPYASGVPGTYGMTYDLWIDEINAKGGIFVKEYGKKLPIEVIRYDDKSDVGTMTKLLEKTILTDKVDFIFSPWGTAMLFAAAPIANKHKYILIGGPGGADKLRDMMPKFPYFFSVLNTAMAQMPPLVQILGDANVKKVAIIYIEDLHGIEYRDVALKELKKRGIQVAMVKSFPFGTKDLSPLLKEAKAADVDAFLGFIYPDESFLVTKQAMEINFNPKAFFLTVGPFLIEYREAFGAKNVEGVMGGGAWNEKVSPGAKQFRDNFIKKYKVEPSYWGPLFMYSSLQFFEKAIEEAGTLNQKKIRDLMATKTYDTAMGPMRFEKGFNTTHPGEIGQWQNGVYEVIDPGKKRTSEPKYPKPEWPKSK